One region of Streptococcus salivarius genomic DNA includes:
- a CDS encoding MetQ/NlpA family ABC transporter substrate-binding protein, whose amino-acid sequence MKLKKILGITGLAVASTVALAACGAGGNKSAKDDKTLTVGIMTLDDTTEPLWDKVKELAKDKGVTIELKEFTDYNQPNEALKNGEIDVNAFQHIYFLNNWNKENKGDVVAAADTLLSPIHLFSGTENGKAKYKDVKELPEGATISVPNDGTNESRALTLLQTAGLIKLDVKDGELATIKNISENPKKLDIKEISAEQAAQTLSSVDAAVVNNSYAQQQNVNYDTTLFQEEPSQDLKDWVNIIAANKDWEKSNKADAIKTLIKAYQNDEVAQIIYDASNKVDLPAWKGAPTQDQLKANSKK is encoded by the coding sequence ATGAAACTAAAAAAAATTCTCGGAATTACAGGATTGGCAGTCGCTTCAACAGTCGCTTTGGCTGCTTGTGGTGCTGGTGGTAATAAATCAGCTAAAGATGATAAAACTTTGACAGTTGGTATCATGACTTTGGATGATACAACTGAGCCATTGTGGGATAAAGTCAAAGAATTGGCTAAAGACAAGGGTGTTACTATCGAGTTGAAAGAGTTTACAGACTACAACCAACCAAATGAAGCCCTTAAAAACGGTGAAATCGATGTTAATGCTTTCCAACACATTTATTTCTTGAACAACTGGAACAAAGAAAATAAAGGTGATGTTGTTGCGGCAGCTGACACACTTCTTAGCCCAATCCACCTTTTCTCAGGTACTGAAAACGGAAAAGCTAAGTATAAAGATGTTAAAGAGCTTCCAGAAGGAGCTACAATCTCAGTACCTAACGATGGTACAAACGAAAGCCGTGCTTTGACACTTCTTCAAACAGCTGGTTTGATTAAGTTGGATGTTAAAGATGGTGAATTGGCAACTATCAAGAACATTTCTGAGAATCCAAAGAAATTGGATATCAAAGAAATCTCAGCTGAACAAGCTGCCCAAACTCTCTCATCAGTAGATGCAGCGGTTGTTAATAACTCATACGCACAACAACAAAACGTTAACTATGATACAACTCTCTTCCAAGAAGAACCAAGTCAAGATTTGAAAGATTGGGTTAACATCATTGCAGCTAATAAAGATTGGGAAAAATCAAATAAAGCTGATGCTATCAAGACTTTGATTAAAGCCTACCAAAACGATGAAGTAGCACAAATCATCTATGATGCATCTAACAAGGTTGACCTTCCAGCATGGAAAGGTGCCCCAACACAAGATCAATTGAAAGCTAATTCAAAGAAATAA
- a CDS encoding M20/M25/M40 family metallo-hydrolase, whose product MAFSSEEEQLRKFRNDEIAQHYFEVLRTLISKKSIFAQNIGLYDVAAYLGEIFSGVGAEVTIDETYTAPFVLAKFKSPNPDAKTIIFYQHYDTVPADNDQPWTDEPFRLTVRKGYMYGRGVDDDKGHITARLTALRKYIREVGDLPVNITFMMEGAEESASTDLEKYLEKYRDDLLPADLLVWEQGNRNSKGQLEITGGNKGIITFDLSVESADVDIHSKFGAVIESASWYLLNAISSMRDDQGRILIDGIYEKIVQPNEREMDLIETYAIENADSLRKIYGLKLPILESDRRAFLKTYYFEPALSIEGISTGYQGQGVKTILPAQARAKMEMRLVPGLTPEYVLECIKAHLKKEGFDRIKVTFTLGEESYRSDMSDPAIVNVIELAKGFYEEGVAVLPTAAGTGPMHMIHQALGVPMAAFGIGNANSRDHGGDENVSLADYYTHIELIKELIASYE is encoded by the coding sequence ATGGCATTTTCAAGTGAAGAAGAGCAGTTACGAAAATTTCGTAACGATGAAATTGCTCAGCACTATTTTGAAGTTTTGCGGACTTTGATTTCTAAAAAATCTATTTTTGCTCAAAATATTGGTCTCTATGATGTGGCTGCTTACCTTGGTGAGATTTTCTCTGGTGTTGGCGCAGAGGTGACAATTGACGAGACCTATACGGCACCTTTTGTCTTGGCAAAATTTAAGAGTCCAAATCCAGATGCGAAAACAATTATTTTCTACCAACACTATGATACGGTTCCTGCGGATAATGATCAGCCATGGACAGATGAGCCTTTCCGTCTGACAGTTCGTAAGGGCTACATGTATGGTCGTGGTGTTGATGATGATAAGGGGCATATTACAGCTCGTCTGACAGCCCTTCGGAAATATATTCGAGAGGTTGGCGACCTTCCTGTAAATATTACGTTTATGATGGAGGGCGCTGAAGAATCTGCATCAACCGACCTTGAAAAGTATTTGGAAAAATACCGAGATGACCTGCTTCCAGCAGACCTATTGGTTTGGGAGCAAGGAAATCGAAATAGCAAAGGTCAATTGGAAATCACAGGGGGCAACAAGGGAATTATTACCTTTGACTTGTCTGTCGAGAGTGCTGATGTTGATATTCATTCTAAATTTGGTGCCGTGATTGAATCGGCTTCATGGTACTTGCTCAATGCTATCTCAAGCATGAGAGATGATCAGGGACGTATCCTTATTGACGGCATTTATGAAAAGATTGTCCAACCAAACGAACGAGAGATGGATCTTATCGAAACTTATGCCATTGAAAATGCAGATAGTCTTCGTAAGATTTACGGCTTAAAACTACCCATTTTAGAAAGTGACCGCCGAGCTTTCTTAAAAACTTACTATTTTGAACCTGCCCTATCCATTGAAGGCATTTCAACAGGTTATCAGGGGCAAGGGGTTAAGACTATCTTACCAGCTCAAGCAAGAGCTAAGATGGAAATGCGTTTGGTCCCTGGCTTGACGCCTGAGTACGTTTTGGAGTGTATCAAGGCACACCTCAAAAAAGAAGGATTTGACCGTATCAAGGTAACCTTCACTCTTGGTGAAGAAAGTTATCGAAGTGATATGTCTGATCCAGCTATTGTCAATGTTATTGAGTTAGCAAAAGGCTTTTATGAAGAAGGCGTTGCTGTGCTTCCAACGGCAGCAGGTACAGGGCCTATGCATATGATTCATCAGGCTTTGGGTGTACCAATGGCAGCCTTTGGCATAGGGAATGCTAATAGTCGTGACCATGGTGGGGATGAAAATGTTAGCTTAGCAGATTACTACACCCACATTGAACTAATTAAGGAGTTAATTGCAAGTTATGAGTAA
- a CDS encoding methionine ABC transporter ATP-binding protein — MSNVIIDLKNIDITFTQKRRTIQAVKDVSIQIEKGDIYGIVGYSGAGKSTLVRAINLLQVPTAGKITIGKDVTFADGKVQLSTKELRQKRQTIGMIFQHFNLMAQKTAYENVAFALRHSKLSNEEKDKKIRGLLELVDLADRAENYPAQLSGGQKQRVAIARALANDPEILISDESTSALDPKTTKQILSLLQDLNKKLGLTVVMITHEMQIVKDICNRVAVMQNGQLLEEGSVLDIFSNPQEDLTQEFIETAAGIEDALAKINAQPLVKNLPSSALLVQLKYAGSSTDEPLLTELFKEYGVSSNILYGNVEILGDTPVGELVVVLDGEADQVLAAQKAIENAGVSLQVLKKGAQ; from the coding sequence ATGAGTAATGTCATTATTGATTTGAAAAATATTGATATCACCTTTACGCAGAAACGCCGCACTATTCAAGCGGTTAAGGATGTGTCTATCCAGATTGAAAAAGGTGATATTTACGGAATTGTTGGTTATTCAGGGGCTGGTAAATCTACCCTTGTGCGTGCGATCAATCTTTTGCAAGTGCCTACCGCTGGTAAAATCACTATCGGTAAAGATGTGACTTTTGCAGATGGTAAGGTCCAATTGTCGACAAAAGAATTGCGTCAGAAACGTCAAACGATTGGGATGATTTTCCAACACTTTAACCTTATGGCTCAAAAGACGGCTTATGAAAATGTAGCCTTTGCTCTTCGTCATTCTAAACTAAGCAATGAAGAGAAAGACAAAAAAATTCGTGGTCTTTTGGAATTGGTTGATTTGGCTGATCGTGCGGAAAACTATCCTGCACAATTGTCAGGTGGTCAAAAACAACGTGTAGCGATTGCGCGTGCCTTGGCTAATGATCCTGAAATCTTGATTTCAGATGAGTCTACATCAGCCCTTGACCCTAAAACAACTAAGCAAATTCTTTCACTTTTGCAGGATTTGAATAAAAAACTTGGTTTGACAGTGGTTATGATCACCCACGAAATGCAAATTGTTAAAGATATTTGTAACCGTGTTGCCGTTATGCAAAATGGTCAACTTTTGGAAGAGGGCAGTGTTCTTGATATCTTCTCAAATCCTCAAGAAGATTTGACACAAGAATTTATTGAAACTGCAGCAGGGATTGAAGATGCCTTGGCTAAGATTAATGCACAACCTTTGGTGAAAAACTTACCAAGCTCAGCCCTTCTCGTTCAACTTAAATATGCTGGTTCTTCAACAGATGAGCCACTCTTGACCGAACTTTTCAAAGAGTACGGAGTTTCAAGTAACATCCTTTATGGTAACGTTGAGATTCTAGGTGATACTCCTGTTGGTGAATTGGTCGTTGTCTTGGATGGTGAAGCGGATCAGGTTCTTGCTGCTCAAAAAGCGATTGAAAATGCAGGTGTCAGCTTGCAAGTACTTAAGAAAGGAGCCCAATAA
- a CDS encoding methionine ABC transporter permease: MADWIQQNFPDIYRIGMQGVNSWPDAIYATLYMTVISFIIGGLLGLVMGLFLVLTGPRGVIENKFVFQILDKITSIFRAIPFIILLAILKGFTYFIVGTNLGMTAALVPLSAATFPFFARQVQVVLADLDRGVIEAAQASGATLWDTIKVYLSEGLPELVRVSTVTLISLVGETAMAGAIGAGGLGYIAIYYGYNRSSTSVTILATFLILILIFLIQFLGDFLTRKLSHK, translated from the coding sequence ATGGCAGATTGGATTCAACAAAACTTTCCAGATATTTATCGTATCGGTATGCAGGGGGTTAATTCTTGGCCAGACGCCATCTATGCGACTCTCTACATGACGGTTATTTCCTTCATCATTGGGGGACTTCTTGGTCTTGTTATGGGGCTCTTCTTGGTATTGACAGGTCCTCGTGGCGTTATTGAAAATAAATTTGTTTTCCAAATCTTGGATAAAATCACTTCAATCTTCCGTGCCATTCCTTTCATCATCCTCTTGGCGATTTTGAAAGGCTTCACTTACTTTATCGTGGGGACTAACCTTGGTATGACAGCTGCCTTGGTTCCATTGTCAGCTGCAACCTTCCCATTCTTTGCACGTCAAGTACAGGTGGTACTTGCAGATCTTGACCGAGGCGTTATTGAAGCAGCACAAGCTAGTGGTGCAACACTTTGGGATACGATTAAGGTTTACCTTAGTGAAGGGCTACCTGAGTTGGTTCGTGTATCAACCGTAACTCTGATTTCCCTAGTCGGTGAAACTGCCATGGCCGGTGCTATCGGTGCAGGTGGTCTAGGTTACATCGCCATCTACTATGGATATAACCGTTCAAGTACATCAGTTACCATTTTGGCAACTTTCTTGATTTTGATTTTGATTTTCCTTATCCAATTCTTGGGTGATTTCTTGACTCGTAAATTGAGTCATAAATAG
- the sstT gene encoding serine/threonine transporter SstT, whose amino-acid sequence MKRFISTWNRTSLIKRIAIGVVVGAVLGLLVPKFTVIGLLGDMFVGGLKAIAPLLVFALVANALSQTREGQQSNMKTVIVLYLFGTFAAALTAVISHYIFPISLKLGAAAATKATAPQGVGEVFKDLLLKMVDNPVNALAQANYIGVLVWAVVFGFAMRAASNHTKDLLNTLAEVTSQIVRWIINLAPFGILGLVFNTISENGVGVLADYGVLILVLVGTMAFVALVVNPIIAFVMMGKNPFPLVFRCLKDSGITAFFTRSSAANIPVNLQLCKDLGLNPDTYSVSIPLGSTINMAGAAVTINILTLAAVTTLGIQVDFATALILSVVSAISACGASGIAGGSLLLVPVACSLFGISNDLAMQVVGVGFIVGVIQDSCETALNSSTDVLFTAVAEKSRWKKV is encoded by the coding sequence ATGAAACGTTTTATTTCAACTTGGAATAGAACCAGTCTAATTAAGCGCATTGCCATTGGTGTGGTAGTGGGTGCTGTGCTTGGTTTGCTTGTTCCTAAGTTTACGGTTATTGGTCTCTTAGGAGACATGTTTGTTGGTGGTTTGAAGGCAATTGCCCCACTTTTGGTCTTTGCCTTGGTTGCCAATGCCCTTTCCCAAACGCGAGAAGGTCAACAAAGCAACATGAAGACAGTTATTGTTCTTTATCTCTTTGGGACCTTTGCGGCTGCTTTGACGGCAGTTATTTCTCACTATATTTTTCCAATTTCTCTGAAGTTGGGAGCAGCTGCAGCGACTAAAGCGACAGCACCTCAAGGTGTGGGAGAAGTCTTTAAAGATTTATTGCTTAAGATGGTGGATAACCCTGTCAATGCCTTGGCTCAAGCTAACTATATTGGTGTTTTGGTATGGGCAGTTGTCTTTGGTTTTGCCATGCGAGCAGCTAGCAATCACACGAAGGATTTGCTTAATACCTTGGCAGAAGTGACTTCACAAATCGTTCGTTGGATTATCAACTTGGCCCCATTTGGTATCCTTGGTCTTGTCTTTAATACTATTTCTGAGAATGGTGTTGGTGTTTTGGCAGATTATGGGGTCCTAATCCTTGTTTTAGTGGGAACAATGGCCTTTGTTGCCTTGGTTGTTAATCCAATCATTGCTTTTGTGATGATGGGCAAAAATCCTTTCCCACTAGTTTTCCGTTGTTTGAAAGACTCTGGGATTACAGCCTTCTTTACTCGCTCGTCAGCAGCCAATATTCCAGTTAACCTTCAACTTTGTAAGGATCTTGGTTTGAATCCTGATACCTATTCAGTTTCTATCCCTTTGGGGTCAACTATTAATATGGCTGGAGCAGCCGTGACAATCAATATCCTAACGCTTGCTGCAGTAACGACTTTGGGAATTCAGGTCGATTTTGCGACAGCACTCATTCTTAGTGTGGTTTCAGCTATTTCTGCTTGTGGTGCCTCGGGTATTGCTGGAGGCTCCCTCCTATTAGTGCCAGTAGCATGTAGCCTCTTTGGTATCTCAAATGATTTGGCCATGCAGGTTGTCGGTGTCGGCTTTATCGTAGGTGTCATTCAAGACTCTTGTGAAACAGCCCTTAACTCTTCAACGGACGTTCTCTTTACAGCAGTAGCAGAAAAGAGCCGTTGGAAGAAAGTATAG
- a CDS encoding SAM hydrolase/SAM-dependent halogenase family protein, translated as MTNNLLVLQSDFGLVDGAVSAMIGVALQEEPSLGVHHLTHDITPYNTFEASYRLFQTVEYWPEGTTFVSVVDPGVGSSRKSVVALTKTGQYIVTPDNGTLSYIKKVVGIEAVREISEVENRRSNTELSYTFHGRDVYAYTGAKLASGHISFEEVGPELPVDKILELPVVETIIEDNLVRGAIDILDIRFGSLWTSITRDDFYALEPNFGDRFEVTIFNNDMLVYQNQVTYGKSFADVRIGQPIIYINSLYRVGLAINQGSFAKAYNIGVGSNWHIEIKRLGD; from the coding sequence ATGACTAATAATTTATTGGTGCTTCAATCAGATTTTGGTTTGGTTGACGGTGCCGTTTCGGCCATGATTGGTGTGGCCCTTCAAGAAGAACCTAGTTTGGGAGTTCATCACCTGACACATGATATTACTCCCTACAACACTTTTGAGGCTTCCTATCGTCTGTTTCAGACCGTTGAATACTGGCCTGAGGGGACAACCTTTGTTTCGGTAGTTGATCCGGGTGTAGGTTCCTCACGTAAAAGTGTGGTTGCCTTAACAAAGACGGGGCAATATATCGTCACACCAGATAACGGGACACTTTCTTATATCAAGAAGGTTGTTGGAATCGAGGCTGTTCGTGAGATTTCCGAGGTTGAGAATCGTCGTAGTAATACAGAGCTTTCTTATACCTTCCATGGTCGTGATGTTTATGCCTATACAGGTGCCAAATTAGCTTCTGGTCATATCAGTTTTGAAGAAGTTGGTCCTGAGTTACCTGTGGACAAAATTCTAGAACTTCCAGTGGTTGAAACCATCATAGAGGATAATTTGGTTCGTGGGGCGATTGACATTTTGGACATTCGTTTCGGCTCTCTGTGGACCTCTATCACACGTGATGACTTTTACGCGTTGGAACCAAACTTTGGTGATCGATTTGAAGTGACCATTTTTAACAATGATATGTTGGTTTATCAAAATCAGGTTACCTATGGAAAATCATTTGCGGATGTTCGTATTGGTCAACCAATTATTTATATCAATTCCCTCTATCGTGTCGGTTTAGCCATTAACCAAGGGTCTTTTGCCAAGGCATATAATATTGGTGTAGGCTCTAACTGGCACATTGAAATTAAACGTTTAGGAGATTAA
- a CDS encoding ECF-type riboflavin transporter substrate-binding protein, giving the protein MKNNSIRTVVATGIGAALFIIIGMFVNIPIFGNTSIQLQYAVQALFSVVFGPITGFFMGFIGHALKDGIQYGNISWAWVLASAITGLVIGLFSKKYDVTTGKFSLMSMIWFNLAQALALLIAYGIVTPIGDRLQFAQAWSYLYAQSFVAGVANFITIAIGGTLLLAIYASSRTQSGSLTKD; this is encoded by the coding sequence ATGAAGAATAATTCAATTCGTACAGTAGTTGCGACAGGTATTGGTGCAGCACTCTTTATTATCATTGGTATGTTTGTTAATATTCCTATTTTTGGGAACACTAGCATCCAACTTCAGTATGCTGTTCAAGCACTATTCTCAGTTGTTTTTGGGCCTATTACAGGTTTCTTTATGGGCTTTATTGGGCATGCGCTTAAAGATGGCATTCAATACGGAAATATCTCATGGGCTTGGGTACTTGCAAGTGCTATTACAGGTCTTGTGATTGGTCTATTTAGTAAAAAATATGACGTCACAACTGGCAAGTTCTCTTTGATGAGCATGATTTGGTTTAACCTAGCGCAAGCATTGGCTCTTCTTATTGCCTATGGTATCGTTACCCCTATTGGTGACAGACTCCAATTTGCACAAGCTTGGTCATACCTTTATGCACAAAGTTTTGTAGCTGGCGTAGCTAACTTTATTACGATTGCGATTGGGGGTACCCTCCTTCTTGCTATCTATGCTAGCTCACGTACACAATCTGGTAGTCTTACCAAAGACTAG
- a CDS encoding ABC transporter ATP-binding protein, translating to MDKYISFNQFTFQYDAQAEATLKDISFDIAKGEKVLILGPSGSGKSTLAQCLNGIIPNIHGGKAQGQVRIDGQDIFKQSIYDKSQLVSTVLQDPDGQFIGLTVAEDLAFALENDCADQSEMKDKVALWAERLDLTSLLNHRPQDLSGGQKQRVSLAGVLIDESPILLFDEPLANLDPKSGQETIDLIDKIHKEVGATTIIIEHRLEDVLYRPVDRILLVNEGELLFNGSPDELLSSKLLLENGIREPLYVTVLRQLGFDTRRAQNLSQLDALDLSDLALPDRILKDKRDSLSDSILKVEGLSVSYGDNPAIIEDLSFSLKKGERLAIVGKNGAGKSTLAKALCGFVPSQGKLTYKGQDISQDSIAERSERIGFVLQNPNQMISQTMIFDEVALGLRLRGIEEAEVEERVHEVLKTCGLYSFRNWPISALSFGQKKRVTIASILVLKPEIIILDEPTAGQDYKTYTDIMNFLDSLQKQGHTIVMITHDMQLMLEYSDRCLVVVEGKVIADDKPVTILNQKDLLESANLKQTSLYTLGQKLSSDPVEVTQYYIEKGGPNV from the coding sequence ATGGATAAATACATTAGTTTTAATCAGTTTACATTTCAATATGATGCGCAAGCAGAAGCGACCCTTAAAGATATCAGCTTTGATATTGCTAAGGGCGAGAAAGTCCTTATCTTAGGGCCTTCTGGTAGCGGAAAATCGACCCTGGCCCAGTGTCTCAATGGTATCATACCTAATATTCATGGGGGCAAGGCACAGGGGCAGGTAAGGATAGATGGTCAGGATATTTTTAAGCAATCTATCTATGATAAGTCACAGTTGGTATCGACGGTATTGCAGGATCCAGATGGTCAGTTTATTGGCCTAACAGTAGCCGAGGATTTGGCTTTTGCCTTGGAGAATGATTGTGCTGATCAAAGTGAGATGAAAGATAAGGTAGCCCTTTGGGCTGAGCGTCTAGACTTGACCTCCCTTTTGAATCACCGCCCTCAAGATTTATCAGGTGGCCAAAAGCAACGAGTCAGTTTGGCTGGTGTCTTGATTGATGAGAGTCCTATTCTTTTATTTGATGAGCCTCTGGCAAATTTAGATCCTAAATCAGGACAGGAAACCATTGATCTCATTGATAAGATCCACAAGGAGGTGGGAGCTACGACGATTATTATTGAACATCGCCTAGAAGATGTTCTTTATCGTCCCGTTGACCGCATTTTACTGGTCAATGAAGGAGAGCTCCTCTTTAATGGTAGCCCAGATGAGCTTTTATCGAGCAAACTCTTGCTAGAAAATGGGATTCGCGAACCTCTATATGTGACGGTTTTACGTCAGTTGGGATTTGACACAAGGCGTGCACAAAATCTTAGTCAATTGGATGCTTTAGACTTATCTGACCTTGCTCTGCCAGACAGAATTTTGAAGGATAAAAGAGACAGTTTGAGTGACTCTATTTTGAAGGTTGAGGGGCTTAGTGTTTCCTATGGAGATAATCCAGCAATCATAGAGGATCTGTCCTTTAGCTTGAAAAAGGGTGAGCGACTAGCGATTGTCGGTAAAAATGGGGCTGGGAAGTCGACGCTTGCCAAGGCTCTATGCGGTTTTGTCCCTAGTCAAGGGAAATTAACTTACAAGGGTCAGGATATTAGTCAGGATAGCATTGCCGAGCGTTCAGAACGTATAGGCTTTGTTTTGCAAAACCCAAATCAGATGATTAGCCAAACTATGATTTTTGATGAGGTGGCTCTTGGTTTGCGTTTGCGAGGGATTGAAGAGGCTGAGGTTGAAGAGCGTGTTCATGAGGTCTTGAAGACTTGTGGTCTCTATAGTTTTCGTAACTGGCCCATTTCTGCGCTTTCCTTTGGTCAGAAAAAGCGCGTGACCATTGCATCTATCTTGGTTTTGAAACCTGAAATCATTATCTTGGATGAGCCAACAGCTGGTCAAGATTACAAGACTTACACAGATATCATGAATTTCTTGGACAGTCTTCAGAAGCAAGGTCATACGATTGTGATGATTACCCATGACATGCAGCTCATGTTGGAATATAGCGACCGTTGTCTCGTTGTGGTTGAGGGGAAAGTCATTGCAGACGACAAGCCTGTTACAATTCTTAATCAGAAGGATTTACTAGAGTCAGCTAATCTCAAGCAGACCTCTCTTTATACTTTGGGTCAGAAATTGTCAAGTGATCCAGTAGAAGTAACCCAGTATTATATTGAAAAAGGAGGCCCTAATGTCTAA
- a CDS encoding energy-coupling factor transporter transmembrane component T family protein: MSNRLIGYQSGQGFLYDLSGASKMLFFILVSVACMATYDPRFILAVGLLSIYLFYLAKIRWRDISFVVKIIGSIALFNLLMVYLFAPGYGEEIYGAKTVLIEGWGRFYLTSQELFYLANLLLKYFSTVPLAILFLMTTHPSQFAASLNQIGIPYKFAYSVSLTLRYIPDVQEEFFTIRKAQEARGLDLSQKAGLVKRIRGNLQIVLPLIFSSLERIDTISTAMELRRFGRYKKRTWYVHKSLMKQDYLVIVSAILLLGISIGLIFLNHGRFYNPWG, from the coding sequence ATGTCTAATCGTTTAATTGGTTATCAGTCAGGTCAAGGTTTCCTCTATGATTTGTCTGGGGCAAGTAAGATGCTTTTCTTTATCTTGGTTTCAGTTGCCTGTATGGCAACCTATGATCCACGCTTTATCCTAGCAGTAGGCTTACTTTCCATTTATCTCTTTTATTTGGCTAAGATTCGTTGGCGAGATATTTCTTTTGTTGTTAAGATTATTGGATCCATTGCCCTCTTTAATTTACTTATGGTCTACCTTTTCGCACCTGGTTATGGTGAAGAAATTTACGGGGCAAAGACAGTTCTTATTGAAGGCTGGGGGCGTTTCTATCTAACCAGTCAGGAGCTTTTTTACCTTGCAAATCTATTGCTTAAGTATTTTTCAACGGTTCCTCTTGCCATCCTATTTCTCATGACTACCCATCCAAGTCAGTTTGCGGCTAGTCTTAATCAGATTGGGATTCCTTATAAATTTGCCTATTCCGTTAGTTTAACCTTGCGTTATATTCCAGATGTCCAAGAAGAATTCTTTACGATTCGTAAGGCTCAGGAGGCTCGTGGTTTGGATTTGTCGCAAAAGGCGGGATTGGTCAAACGCATTCGCGGGAATCTCCAAATTGTTCTTCCTCTAATTTTTTCATCCCTCGAACGAATTGATACCATATCGACAGCCATGGAGCTACGTCGATTTGGTCGCTATAAAAAACGTACCTGGTATGTGCATAAATCTTTGATGAAACAAGATTACCTTGTCATCGTGTCAGCTATTCTTTTATTGGGAATTAGTATAGGATTAATCTTCCTAAATCATGGTCGTTTTTACAATCCATGGGGATGA
- a CDS encoding potassium channel family protein encodes MKTQIIGVLGLGIFGQTIATELSSFGQDVIALDNNATTIDSLADQVTKAAVGDITDIEFLRSAGIDTCDSVIIATGEHLESSALALLQCKKLGIKNIIAKATNNNYEEVLYGMGANWVITPERSTAKELASNILRYNISNVFHLEDDVALIELKIPSEWAGKSLHTLNLRQNYNVNVIGFRDEKSGKLNTHFDPSKKLPDEGIILVVADNRTLEKFDYLGYLK; translated from the coding sequence ATGAAAACACAAATTATTGGGGTCCTCGGTTTGGGAATCTTTGGACAAACCATTGCAACCGAACTCTCCTCTTTTGGACAAGATGTTATTGCCTTAGATAATAATGCTACAACAATTGATTCCCTTGCTGATCAGGTGACTAAGGCTGCTGTTGGGGACATTACTGACATTGAATTTCTACGTTCTGCTGGTATCGATACTTGCGACTCAGTCATTATTGCAACTGGAGAACACCTAGAATCGTCTGCGCTAGCGCTCTTGCAGTGCAAAAAACTTGGTATTAAGAATATTATTGCCAAAGCTACGAATAACAATTATGAGGAAGTCCTTTACGGAATGGGTGCTAACTGGGTCATCACCCCTGAACGTAGCACAGCTAAAGAATTGGCTTCAAATATCCTCCGCTATAACATATCAAATGTTTTTCATTTAGAGGACGACGTAGCTTTAATTGAACTTAAAATTCCTAGTGAATGGGCTGGAAAGTCCTTGCATACTTTAAATCTAAGACAAAATTATAACGTCAATGTTATTGGTTTTAGAGATGAGAAAAGTGGCAAGTTAAACACTCACTTTGACCCAAGTAAGAAACTACCTGATGAAGGAATCATCCTAGTTGTCGCTGACAATCGAACACTAGAAAAATTTGATTATTTAGGATATTTGAAATAA